In Cydia fagiglandana chromosome 9, ilCydFagi1.1, whole genome shotgun sequence, a single window of DNA contains:
- the LOC134667472 gene encoding luc7-like protein 3, protein MAVLAAAQLLDELMGRHRNTNPNEKIKKPNWEDQEYCKYYMVKFCPHDLFVNTRADLGVCPKVHDDEVKDLFEKADASYKKSQYVEEFLRFCRHMINDVERKIQKGKQRLELMNSKPEGPPMTQAQTEKNQEQVQLLSEKIQALVQEAEEAGTRGDVEQAQGLMKLCDRLKEEKETLLKQQENSHWSMTAELAAAQEKQMEVCPVCGAFLIVGDAQQRIDDHLSGKQHVGYFKLRQAYEEMMESREKELQEKEKKRREERDRERSSRGGGLGSDRRDRERMERDRERDRGDRDNKERDKKDDKSDRDKERDKDRERHRSSREEKGGRHDERDRERDRDRDRRSRRERRSSHDRSRRRSRERH, encoded by the exons ATGGCGGTGCTGGCTGCAGCTCAGTTGCTGGACGAGTTGATGGGCAGGCATCGGAACACCAATCCAAATGAGAAAATAAAGAAACCTAATTGGGAAGACCAGGAG TACTGCAAATATTACATGGTGAAGTTCTGTCCACATGACCTCTTTGTGAACACGAGAGCCGACCTGGGCGTGTGCCCCAAGGTCCATGACGATGAGGTCAAGGACCTTTTTGAGAAGGCGGACGCTTCGTATAAGAAGTCGCAATATGTGGAGGAGTTTCTACGGTTCTGCCGGCACATGATAAATGATGTTGAAA GGAAAATCCAAAAGGGCAAGCAAAGATTGGAGTTGATGAACTCTAAACCTGAAGGTCCACCGATGACCCAGGCACAAACTGAGAAAAATCAAGAACAG GTCCAACTTCTCTCTGAGAAGATACAAGCGTTGGTCCAAGAAGCCGAGGAGGCGGGTACGAGAGGCGATGTAGAACAAGCCCAGGGCCTCATGAAGCTGTGTGACCGGCTCAAAGAGGAGAAGGAGACTTTACTGAAACAACAGGAGAACAG CCATTGGTCCATGACCGCAGAGCTGGCTGCCGCCCAAGAGAAGCAGATGGAGGTGTGCCCGGTGTGCGGCGCCTTCCTCATCGTTGGTGACGCCCAGCAGCGCATCGATGACCACCTCTCCGGGAAGCAGCATGTTGG CTACTTCAAACTCCGTCAAGCCTACGAAGAAATGATGGAGTCTCGTGAAAAGGAGCTACAAGAGAAAGAGAAGAAGCGTCGCGAAGAGCGAGACAGAGAGCGCAGCTCCCGCGGCGGCGGGCTCGGCTCCGACCGGCGAGACAGGGAACGGATGGAGAGAGACAGAGAACGCGATCGCGGAGACAGGGATAATAAAGAGCGGGACAAGAAAGATGACAAGAGCGACAGGGATAAGGAGAGAGATAAGGATAGGGAGCGTCATCG GTCGAGCCGTGAAGAGAAGGGCGGCCGCCACGACGAGCGCGACCGCGAGCGGGACCGCGACCGCGACCGCAGATCGCGCAGGGAGAGAA GGTCGTCCCACGATCGTTCGCGCCGCCGCTCACGCGAGCGCCACTAG